Proteins encoded together in one Urocitellus parryii isolate mUroPar1 chromosome 3, mUroPar1.hap1, whole genome shotgun sequence window:
- the Asb14 gene encoding ankyrin repeat and SOCS box protein 14 isoform X4, with the protein MHLIRGANAHGQASDSSSILLEAARGGNPDSVTLLLEYGADANIPKISGHLPIHVAADRGHLLALKILIPVTDLAAIKRSGISPIHCAAAGAHPQCLELLIQAGFDVNFMLDQKIRKHYDDQRKSALYFAVSNGDLSSVKLLLGAGALTNQDPVNCLQIALRMGNYELISLLLRHGANVNYFCRVNPLHFPSALQYTLKDEVMLRMLLNYGYDTERCFDCPHGDKIHPFYTFEGWTSTVIKDTMFCEVITLSWLQHLSGKVVRVMLDYVDQVQICSKLKAVLQKQGLWSEIHFILTNPRSLKHLCRLKIRKCMGRLHLRCPVFMSFLPLPNRLKAYILYKEYDLYGQGVFTEIW; encoded by the exons GTGCTAATGCTCATGGTCAGGCCTCTGATTCATCTTCCATATTACTTGAAGCTGCTAGAGGAGGAAATCCAGACTCTGTGACTCTCTTGCTAGAGTATGGAGCTGATGCCAATATACCTAAGATTTCAGGCCACCTGCCCATTCATGTGGCAGCTGACAGAGGACACTTATT AGCTCTAAAGATATTGATTCCAGTTACGGACCTTGCTGCTATTAAGCGGAGTGGGATCAGTCCAATTCATTGTGCAGCAGCAGGAGCACACCCTCAATGCCTGGAACTTCTCATCCAGGCTGGATTTGATGTGAATTTCATGCTAGATCAAAAAATTCGTAAACACTATGATGACCAAAGGAAATCAGCTTTGTATTTTGCTGTATCAAATGGTGACCTCTCTTCAGTTAAGCTGCTTCTGGGCGCTGGAGCTCTGACTAATCAAGACCCAGTTAACTGCCTGCAGATAGCCCTTAGGATGGGTAATTATGAGCTCATAAGTCTACTGCTAAGACATGGTGCCAACGTCAATTACTTCTGCAGAGTCAACCCTTTGCATTTCCCATCAGCACTGCAATACACACTAAAAGATGAAGTCATGCTCAGGATGCTGTTGAATTATGGGTATGACACAGAGCGATGTTTTGATTGTCCTCATGGGGATAAAATTCATCCTTTCTATACTTTTGAAGGCTGGACATCTACAGTTATTAAAGATACTATG TTCTGTGAAGTAATAACTTTATCATGGCTGCAGCATCTCTCTGGAAAGGTTGTTCGAGTGATGCTTGATTATGTTGATCAAGTTCAAATCTGCTCAAAGTTGAAAGCTGTGCTCCAAAAACAGGGGCTCTGGtcagaaatacattttatcttaA caAACCCTCGTTCCCTAAAACATTTGTGCCGCCTAAAGATCCGCAAGTGTATGGGGCGTTTGCATTTACGCTGCCCTGTCTTCATGTCGTTTCTTCCATTGCCCAATCGTCTAAAAGCATACATCCTTTACAAAGAATATGACCTTTACGGACAAGGAGTTTTTACAGAAATCTGGTAA